In Paenibacillus sp. G2S3, a single window of DNA contains:
- a CDS encoding ABC transporter ATP-binding protein, translating to MIQVNQMVKNYGFKKVLNGVSFTAAKGEITCLIGINGAGKSTVLKSIMGLTPYKGEVLIDNALLTPEMYEKITFIPDSLTMPSNMRITDCLSFMADFYRNWNAERAEELLKFFELSSKDRVSSLSKGMAAKLNLLLGLALDCDYILMDEPFSGIDMFSREQITDVFTSELIEDRGVIITTHEINDIEHLIDKVVLLQHGKVEREFYCEEVREQEGKSITDVMREVYKK from the coding sequence ATGATTCAAGTGAATCAGATGGTGAAGAATTATGGATTCAAGAAGGTACTAAATGGCGTTAGCTTCACTGCTGCTAAGGGAGAGATTACCTGCCTGATCGGTATCAATGGTGCCGGGAAGTCAACGGTGCTGAAGTCCATCATGGGACTGACACCATACAAAGGTGAAGTCTTAATCGATAATGCACTACTTACACCTGAGATGTATGAGAAAATCACTTTCATTCCAGACTCGTTAACGATGCCCTCCAATATGCGAATTACTGATTGCTTGAGCTTTATGGCTGACTTTTATCGGAATTGGAATGCTGAACGTGCAGAGGAATTGCTTAAGTTCTTCGAACTGAGCTCTAAAGATCGCGTGTCTTCATTATCGAAGGGGATGGCTGCAAAGTTAAATTTGTTGCTTGGACTTGCTTTGGATTGTGATTACATCCTAATGGACGAACCTTTCTCAGGGATTGATATGTTTAGCCGCGAGCAAATTACTGATGTGTTCACGAGTGAATTGATCGAGGATCGTGGTGTGATTATTACAACTCATGAAATTAACGATATTGAGCATTTAATTGATAAAGTGGTCTTGCTACAGCACGGGAAGGTAGAACGTGAATTCTACTGTGAAGAAGTACGCGAGCAGGAAGGTAAGTCCATTACGGACGTAATGAGAGAGGTGTACAAGAAATGA
- a CDS encoding GNAT family N-acetyltransferase — MKDIINITRLTTVEEAEMLDQKFAEQFAWYQRGSYYHECLGENQTNNRVTLIAYYNDSVAGCCHLLYESKYPFFHDDHIPEINDLNIFPEYRRKQIASKLFDELEHIAAKTSGFIGLGVGLYKDYGNAQRMYTSRGYILDGRGMTYNNVPVIPGQPVMVDDDLLLYLIKDLHSKK; from the coding sequence ATGAAAGATATTATTAACATTACAAGACTTACCACAGTTGAAGAAGCTGAGATGCTTGATCAAAAATTTGCTGAACAATTTGCATGGTATCAACGAGGAAGTTATTATCACGAATGCCTTGGAGAGAACCAAACTAATAACCGGGTAACATTAATAGCCTATTATAATGATTCCGTAGCAGGGTGTTGCCATTTACTCTATGAATCAAAATATCCTTTTTTTCATGACGACCACATCCCTGAAATTAATGATTTGAATATCTTTCCCGAGTATAGAAGAAAGCAGATTGCGAGTAAATTATTTGATGAACTAGAACATATTGCGGCTAAGACATCTGGATTTATAGGGTTAGGAGTAGGGCTCTACAAAGATTATGGTAATGCACAAAGAATGTATACTTCTCGTGGTTACATTTTGGACGGTAGAGGGATGACGTATAACAATGTTCCGGTCATACCAGGCCAACCAGTCATGGTCGATGATGATTTATTACTTTATTTAATCAAGGACTTGCATAGCAAAAAGTAA
- a CDS encoding Rrf2 family transcriptional regulator: MKYSQATDYALHAMLYMVTSASDKPVGVQLLAEKLGVSQTYLSKMMTKLVKAGLIQSAPGANGGYRLRRKSEEISFLDIIHAIEGTASLFECSLDHGSECLIQQVVIDAERQMEQYLENKKIADLAKTMKTE, from the coding sequence ATGAAATATTCCCAAGCGACAGACTATGCGCTTCATGCAATGCTTTATATGGTAACGTCAGCGTCCGATAAGCCCGTAGGCGTTCAATTGCTTGCTGAGAAGCTGGGTGTTTCACAAACCTATCTGTCTAAAATGATGACCAAGCTAGTGAAGGCTGGACTGATTCAATCTGCGCCAGGCGCAAACGGTGGGTATCGTCTCAGACGGAAGTCCGAAGAGATCTCTTTTCTGGATATTATCCATGCGATCGAAGGGACTGCATCTTTGTTCGAATGCAGCCTGGATCACGGCAGCGAGTGCCTGATTCAACAGGTTGTGATTGACGCTGAAAGACAGATGGAGCAGTACTTGGAGAACAAGAAAATTGCAGATTTGGCGAAAACAATGAAGACGGAGTAA
- a CDS encoding class I SAM-dependent methyltransferase produces MTEFWESSFIEKQTMWGFEPTDSAIVTKDFFIEKNVKDILVPGIGYGRNAKVFIENGINVTGIEISQTAIDLARQNGIDISIFHGSVTDMPFDNKRYEGIFCHALIHLLNRQEREKFIQGCYNQLKPNGYMIFTTVSKKAPMFGTGEQLDKDYFQTKDGVKMFFYDSDTITRDFEPYGLVEYSEMDEPNKNMKNKPSINFIMVKCKKEL; encoded by the coding sequence ATGACGGAATTCTGGGAATCAAGCTTTATTGAAAAACAAACGATGTGGGGATTTGAACCTACTGACTCCGCAATCGTGACTAAGGACTTTTTCATTGAGAAGAATGTTAAGGACATACTGGTACCAGGTATTGGATATGGGAGAAATGCAAAGGTTTTTATTGAGAACGGGATAAATGTAACAGGTATTGAGATTTCCCAAACAGCGATTGATTTGGCGAGGCAAAATGGAATTGATATTAGCATATTTCATGGATCAGTAACGGACATGCCTTTTGACAACAAACGCTATGAGGGTATATTTTGCCATGCCCTTATTCATTTATTGAATCGTCAGGAGAGAGAAAAGTTTATTCAGGGTTGCTACAATCAGTTAAAGCCAAATGGGTATATGATTTTTACAACGGTTTCAAAAAAAGCCCCAATGTTTGGAACGGGCGAACAATTAGATAAAGATTATTTCCAGACGAAGGATGGCGTGAAAATGTTCTTTTATGATTCTGACACCATCACACGAGATTTCGAACCATATGGACTGGTCGAGTATTCAGAAATGGATGAGCCTAATAAGAACATGAAGAATAAACCTTCAATCAATTTTATAATGGTAAAATGTAAGAAAGAACTATAG
- a CDS encoding class I SAM-dependent methyltransferase, producing the protein MSNIIDYYSSFDEWGRLDREPLEFMINLHYIKKYMPSAGKALDNGAGPGKYAMELAKLGYKVTLSDITPKLVEVATEKAAELELSEQFDGFHNLNAIDLEGIPDENYDVSLMLGPLYHLQKEEERVLAVKELHRVTKQDGLVFVAFQSRMRMTINSLQSPQQWKPNDNMNTINEFYESGIFNHSDKGRFTGAYYFNIDEIQPFMERNGFESIDLIGSSSIAAMLTAEQQQYWTQHEGNESLINFLISKANDPSILGISSHLLYIGKRK; encoded by the coding sequence ATGAGCAATATTATTGATTATTACTCTAGCTTTGACGAGTGGGGTAGGCTGGATAGAGAACCCTTAGAGTTCATGATTAATCTGCATTATATCAAGAAATATATGCCATCAGCTGGGAAGGCGCTGGATAATGGCGCAGGACCCGGTAAATACGCCATGGAACTGGCAAAGCTCGGCTATAAAGTAACCCTTTCAGACATAACACCTAAATTGGTTGAAGTAGCAACGGAAAAGGCAGCTGAACTAGAATTATCTGAGCAATTTGACGGGTTTCATAACTTGAATGCGATAGATTTAGAAGGAATACCTGATGAGAATTATGATGTTTCCTTGATGCTCGGTCCTTTGTATCATTTGCAGAAGGAAGAGGAACGAGTTTTAGCAGTAAAAGAGTTGCATCGCGTGACCAAGCAGGATGGCTTAGTATTTGTGGCTTTTCAAAGTCGAATGCGAATGACCATTAATTCTTTACAATCCCCGCAGCAATGGAAACCGAACGATAATATGAACACCATCAATGAATTCTATGAGAGCGGAATCTTTAATCATAGTGACAAGGGTCGATTTACAGGTGCTTATTATTTTAACATTGATGAGATTCAGCCTTTCATGGAGAGAAATGGATTTGAGTCGATAGATTTAATTGGTTCTTCGAGCATTGCAGCCATGTTAACTGCCGAACAGCAGCAGTATTGGACCCAACATGAGGGAAATGAGAGCTTGATTAACTTCCTCATATCCAAAGCTAATGATCCCTCAATCTTGGGCATTTCATCACATTTGTTATACATCGGTAAAAGAAAATAA
- a CDS encoding IS3 family transposase (programmed frameshift), with translation MSKKIFTDKVIKQLSNNPNVRSVSSKAITYTDAFKQLFISENNKGKPPREIFEVCGFDVTVIGLQRVESSAKRWRASYQENGILGLQDTRSHASGRPLKRELTLEEKYAKLEAQNALLRGENELLKKNSFHGKEAKQRIVLSSSQKFVLIHTIIEKYQLSRLVNYLCKVSGVSRSGYYRYWSSEAKQKRIQKKQQDEQLREVILKAFHFKRRKKGARSIKMTLEGQFKVIYNLKRIRRIMKKYSIVCPFRRANPYKRMMKATQEHRVVPNLLNREFKQNIPGKVLLTDITYLFYGSGKKAYLSTIKDSSTNEILAYHVSDRITMDLATDTLLKLKKNQRFKRADGAFIHSDQGSHYTHPYFQKMVKKMKLKQSMSRRGNCWDNAPQESFFGHFKDQASIKPCLTLIELKQEIKDYMTYYNHYRYQWDLKKMTPVQYRDHLLQSA, from the exons ATGAGCAAGAAAATATTTACAGATAAAGTGATCAAGCAGTTATCTAACAATCCGAATGTGAGGTCCGTATCTTCAAAGGCAATTACATATACGGATGCGTTTAAGCAATTGTTTATCTCAGAGAATAATAAGGGGAAGCCGCCGAGAGAAATATTTGAAGTATGTGGTTTTGACGTAACTGTCATTGGGCTCCAAAGAGTCGAATCCTCAGCAAAGAGATGGCGTGCGAGTTACCAAGAGAACGGAATCTTAGGTTTGCAGGATACAAGAAGCCACGCCTCAGGAAGACCCCTTAAACGGGAGCTAACGCTCGAAGAGAAGTATGCCAAGCTAGAAGCTCAGAATGCTTTGCTGCGAGGGGAGAATGAACTGTTAAAAAAGA ATTCGTTTCATGGAAAGGAGGCAAAACAAAGGATAGTACTTTCATCTAGCCAGAAATTTGTCCTTATTCATACCATCATCGAGAAATATCAACTCTCCCGTTTGGTCAACTATTTATGTAAAGTATCCGGGGTTTCCAGGAGTGGATATTACAGGTATTGGTCTTCCGAAGCAAAGCAAAAGAGAATCCAGAAGAAACAGCAAGATGAGCAACTAAGAGAAGTCATTCTAAAAGCTTTTCATTTCAAAAGACGAAAGAAAGGTGCCCGATCCATCAAGATGACATTGGAGGGCCAGTTTAAGGTGATCTACAATTTGAAAAGGATTAGGAGGATTATGAAGAAATACAGCATTGTATGCCCCTTTAGGAGGGCCAATCCCTATAAACGGATGATGAAGGCTACTCAGGAGCATAGGGTCGTTCCTAACCTGCTGAACCGGGAGTTTAAGCAGAACATTCCAGGTAAGGTGTTACTGACGGATATCACTTATTTATTTTACGGATCGGGTAAAAAAGCCTATTTATCCACAATCAAAGATAGTTCAACCAATGAGATCTTGGCATATCACGTGTCAGATCGAATCACAATGGATCTTGCGACAGATACTCTCCTAAAGCTTAAGAAAAACCAAAGGTTTAAAAGAGCTGATGGTGCCTTCATTCACTCTGATCAGGGATCTCATTATACACATCCTTATTTTCAAAAAATGGTTAAGAAAATGAAATTGAAACAATCTATGTCTAGGCGGGGAAACTGCTGGGATAACGCCCCACAAGAATCTTTTTTTGGTCATTTTAAAGATCAAGCTTCCATTAAGCCTTGTTTGACTTTGATTGAGTTAAAACAGGAGATTAAGGATTACATGACCTACTATAACCACTACAGGTATCAATGGGATTTAAAAAAGATGACCCCTGTTCAATACAGAGATCATCTTCTTCAATCTGCCTAG
- a CDS encoding aldo/keto reductase, with amino-acid sequence MNKNRLGQSDLYVSEVGLGCMSLGTDEANAVSIVHEALDQGINFLDTADLYDEGHNEEIIGKAIRHRREDVILSTKVGNRRIPGQEGWSWDPSKSYIKSAVKDSLRRLQTDYIDLYQLHGGTIDDPMDETIEAFEELKQEGLIRYYGISSIRPNVIREYVKKSNIISVMSQYSILDQRPEEEVLPLLAEHGISLIARGPLAGGILSENGRSKAEKKYLDYGSEELLKLHDQLVQGTSHSRPLAQTALHYPLANPSVAVIIPGASSMEQLKNNVAAAKAAPLTSKEIEIIRELSKANRYTLHL; translated from the coding sequence ATGAATAAAAATCGCTTGGGTCAGTCTGATTTGTATGTAAGTGAAGTAGGACTCGGGTGCATGTCCTTAGGTACGGATGAGGCAAATGCCGTTTCCATTGTCCATGAAGCGCTCGATCAAGGCATTAACTTTTTAGATACAGCCGATCTGTATGATGAGGGTCATAATGAAGAGATCATTGGTAAGGCGATTCGCCACCGCCGTGAAGATGTAATATTGAGTACAAAAGTGGGTAACCGCAGAATTCCGGGTCAAGAAGGCTGGAGCTGGGATCCATCAAAATCCTATATTAAATCCGCAGTCAAAGACAGTCTAAGACGGCTCCAAACCGATTATATCGATCTGTATCAGCTGCATGGCGGGACGATTGATGATCCGATGGATGAGACCATAGAAGCCTTTGAAGAACTTAAACAAGAGGGGCTAATCCGATATTATGGGATCTCTTCTATTCGACCTAATGTTATTAGAGAATATGTGAAAAAATCAAACATAATCAGTGTAATGAGCCAATACAGTATTTTAGATCAACGTCCTGAGGAAGAAGTTCTCCCCCTGTTGGCCGAGCATGGAATCAGTCTTATTGCCCGGGGACCTTTGGCGGGTGGCATCCTTTCGGAGAATGGCCGCAGCAAGGCAGAGAAAAAGTACTTAGATTACGGTAGTGAGGAACTTCTGAAGTTGCACGATCAGCTTGTGCAGGGAACGAGTCACTCTCGCCCCCTAGCACAAACGGCACTTCATTATCCTCTAGCTAATCCATCTGTAGCGGTTATCATCCCAGGAGCGAGCAGCATGGAGCAATTGAAGAACAATGTAGCGGCTGCTAAGGCAGCCCCATTAACTTCGAAGGAAATCGAAATCATTCGAGAGTTGAGTAAAGCGAACCGCTACACACTACACCTTTAG
- the msrA gene encoding peptide-methionine (S)-S-oxide reductase MsrA translates to MEQAMFAGGCFWCMVTPFEELPGIQGIVSGYAGGLTENPTYEEVKTGTTGHYEVVQITFDPVLFSYEKLLELYWPQIDPTDDGGQFQDRGTQYRTAIFYYNEEQRLAALASKEQVAVSGRFSGPVVTEILPAPTFYRAEEYHQDYHHKNPKHYKEDREQSGRDSFIAKHW, encoded by the coding sequence ATGGAACAGGCAATGTTTGCAGGTGGATGCTTTTGGTGCATGGTTACACCGTTTGAGGAGCTACCAGGTATCCAAGGGATTGTATCGGGATATGCTGGAGGATTAACGGAGAACCCAACATACGAAGAAGTCAAAACAGGAACAACAGGACATTACGAGGTGGTACAAATTACGTTTGATCCGGTGCTATTTTCATACGAGAAGCTGCTTGAATTATATTGGCCTCAGATTGATCCCACGGATGATGGGGGACAATTTCAGGATAGAGGAACACAATATCGGACGGCTATCTTTTATTATAACGAAGAACAACGTTTAGCGGCCCTTGCTTCGAAGGAGCAGGTTGCTGTTAGTGGCAGATTCTCAGGACCCGTCGTGACGGAAATCCTTCCGGCGCCAACCTTTTATCGAGCGGAAGAGTATCATCAGGACTATCATCACAAGAACCCTAAGCATTACAAAGAGGATCGTGAGCAATCCGGACGGGATTCCTTCATCGCTAAACACTGGTAA
- a CDS encoding cell wall-binding repeat-containing protein, with translation MKKIIPILTVTLLLSAVLAGCQSSNKAPAESDKQAVTSSLNQPWIATKNTTRVNTSDPIEAVVIVSQTLWTAQTKNNRPSSVVLTDVSNWQIAAVSADLIHHPNNGPILFTTKDGVPEATLAELKRLNPLGAEGNNGVQVVLVGPMASNVEEQLKTLDLKVDQIKGDEPGAVAQAIDTYYAKASGELPKAVIVGSMDSPEYTLPAVNWIAHMPEPLLYVTKDEIPAPTVDALKERGGSATIYILGPEDIVSTAVEKQLQEFGTVTRIAGKDAYENAIAFATFKDASNGFGWGITTPGHNLSLLTTDSTMLAIAAAPFSHLGKHAPLIFTEKDGLPDSVMEYMMSLQPKFQDSPAEGPYNHAWLTGDINAIKESAQSEIDDMLEISPAAGGNPHSGH, from the coding sequence ATGAAAAAAATCATACCCATACTTACTGTAACCTTGCTACTGAGTGCAGTGTTAGCTGGCTGCCAATCGAGCAATAAAGCCCCAGCTGAATCAGATAAGCAAGCTGTCACATCATCACTGAATCAACCCTGGATCGCAACAAAAAACACAACACGTGTTAACACTTCTGACCCTATTGAGGCAGTAGTTATCGTCTCACAAACCCTATGGACCGCACAAACGAAGAACAACAGACCTTCAAGTGTAGTGTTAACGGATGTGAGCAATTGGCAGATTGCCGCGGTTAGTGCGGATTTGATCCATCATCCGAATAATGGTCCCATTTTGTTTACAACGAAAGACGGTGTTCCCGAAGCGACGTTAGCAGAGCTAAAGCGATTGAATCCCTTAGGCGCAGAAGGTAATAATGGTGTACAAGTAGTGCTCGTCGGTCCCATGGCTTCCAATGTCGAAGAACAATTAAAGACACTGGATCTAAAAGTAGACCAAATTAAAGGGGACGAGCCGGGAGCTGTAGCTCAAGCCATTGATACTTATTACGCAAAAGCTTCTGGTGAGCTTCCAAAGGCTGTTATCGTCGGTTCTATGGATAGTCCTGAATACACGCTACCTGCAGTGAACTGGATCGCTCATATGCCTGAACCGCTACTCTATGTAACAAAAGATGAAATTCCAGCGCCTACGGTTGATGCTTTGAAAGAGCGTGGAGGTTCGGCTACGATTTATATCTTAGGACCAGAAGACATTGTATCTACAGCAGTAGAAAAGCAATTACAGGAATTCGGTACAGTAACCCGTATAGCTGGAAAAGACGCTTATGAGAATGCTATTGCTTTTGCTACTTTTAAGGACGCTAGCAACGGATTCGGCTGGGGCATAACTACGCCTGGACATAACTTGTCTTTGTTGACAACTGACTCAACGATGCTGGCGATTGCCGCTGCTCCTTTTTCACATTTAGGGAAACATGCACCGCTTATTTTTACGGAAAAAGACGGGTTGCCAGATTCCGTGATGGAATATATGATGAGCCTTCAACCTAAATTTCAAGATTCACCAGCGGAAGGACCGTATAACCATGCTTGGTTAACTGGTGACATCAATGCAATAAAAGAGAGTGCCCAAAGCGAAATCGATGATATGCTGGAAATCTCACCGGCTGCAGGAGGCAATCCACATTCCGGTCACTAG
- a CDS encoding response regulator transcription factor has translation MNKLQVLIVDDEWNMRNLIRIYLTKEGMMTREASTGHEALTLLKQQNFDLILLDVMMPDMDGWQVCKAVREVSSVPVLMLTARSETKDKVRGLGIGADDYLTKPFEPEELVARIYSLVRRSMLTSTQPPLKKVLSYPELAIYPDAREVHILDTAVEFTLKEFDLLTALAQNAHRVFTREELVERLWGNDYEGENRVIDTHIKNIREKLHKAGLSYNPVQTVWGLGYKFEIPSNHL, from the coding sequence TTGAATAAGCTTCAGGTACTGATCGTTGACGATGAATGGAACATGCGGAATTTAATTCGGATTTATTTAACGAAAGAAGGAATGATGACTAGAGAAGCGTCAACGGGACATGAGGCACTCACTTTGCTGAAACAACAGAACTTTGATCTAATCCTGCTGGATGTGATGATGCCAGATATGGATGGCTGGCAGGTTTGTAAAGCCGTTAGAGAGGTTAGCTCTGTCCCCGTTCTAATGTTAACAGCTCGCTCGGAAACCAAAGATAAGGTACGTGGTCTTGGTATAGGAGCGGATGACTATCTCACCAAACCGTTCGAGCCGGAGGAATTAGTGGCAAGAATTTATTCTTTGGTACGGCGTTCAATGCTTACATCGACCCAGCCACCTCTGAAAAAGGTTCTGAGCTACCCTGAGCTAGCGATTTACCCGGATGCTCGTGAGGTACATATTCTGGATACAGCAGTTGAATTTACACTCAAGGAATTTGATCTGTTAACGGCCTTGGCGCAAAATGCTCACCGTGTCTTTACGAGAGAAGAGCTAGTGGAGCGTTTATGGGGTAATGATTACGAAGGTGAGAACCGTGTCATCGACACACATATTAAGAACATTCGCGAGAAACTACATAAGGCTGGCCTGTCTTATAATCCTGTTCAAACGGTATGGGGGTTAGGTTATAAATTTGAGATCCCAAGTAATCATCTATGA
- a CDS encoding HAMP domain-containing sensor histidine kinase — protein sequence MKNNIIGLKLGSVIMSVFLVVLLILGITIDRMFTSFYYNEMQKETEELTSHFIGMAESPDSSNEEMMSTFAEFSDVSIFNISKDGSVILHSGVHDRADRSFINASDISRIFSGKSVNFEYKDPTGHRYFITGKPISDGHTIQSALYVMSSTENMKQSLASIRNLLLLAGIGAFILALGITGIISLLLSRPLIKMQKATRKIAAGELETRLSIRSNDEIGFLAGAINDLAVDLQRYRDTRQEFLANISHELRTPITYLKGYTKVVKDRLYETEGERDLYLDIIHEEAYRLEHLVEDLFELAKMEEGKITLTLDWIDLKQMAEQAVRRVELKAKEKGLQLKITYHGDSYRFRGDEKRMEQIMMNLLENSIRYTDEGEITVHVNEEVDEGSAVFIVEDTGIGIPEEELPYVFERFYRVEKSRSRQYGGTGLGLSIVKKLVELHGGKIQITSQPGVGTRCEVQLPKLPKTEK from the coding sequence ATGAAGAATAATATTATCGGACTGAAGCTCGGGTCAGTCATTATGTCTGTTTTTTTAGTTGTTTTGCTTATTCTTGGGATTACGATAGACCGAATGTTTACCAGCTTTTATTACAACGAGATGCAAAAAGAAACCGAGGAGCTAACCTCACATTTTATCGGAATGGCTGAATCGCCGGATAGTTCAAACGAGGAGATGATGAGTACTTTTGCAGAGTTTTCGGACGTAAGTATTTTTAATATCTCAAAAGACGGTAGTGTTATTCTTCATTCGGGTGTTCATGACCGCGCAGATCGTTCATTTATAAATGCTTCGGATATTAGTCGGATTTTTTCCGGGAAAAGTGTGAATTTTGAGTATAAAGATCCTACAGGACATAGATATTTCATCACTGGAAAACCAATTTCAGATGGTCACACCATTCAGTCTGCACTCTATGTAATGTCCTCTACAGAGAACATGAAGCAATCTTTGGCTTCTATCCGTAACCTACTGCTGCTCGCAGGGATTGGGGCTTTTATATTGGCACTAGGGATTACGGGAATAATTAGCTTGCTGTTATCAAGGCCGCTGATTAAGATGCAGAAGGCGACACGAAAAATCGCTGCCGGTGAATTGGAAACGAGACTTTCCATACGGAGCAACGATGAGATCGGATTTTTGGCGGGGGCTATTAACGACCTTGCTGTAGATCTGCAAAGATACAGGGATACGCGTCAGGAATTTCTAGCCAATATTTCTCATGAACTGCGAACACCCATCACCTATTTGAAGGGATACACCAAGGTCGTAAAGGATAGACTTTATGAGACCGAAGGGGAACGAGATCTGTATTTGGATATTATTCACGAGGAAGCGTATCGGCTTGAGCATCTGGTAGAAGATTTATTTGAACTGGCAAAGATGGAGGAAGGTAAAATCACACTTACGCTGGACTGGATAGATCTTAAGCAAATGGCAGAACAAGCGGTACGCAGAGTGGAATTGAAAGCCAAAGAAAAGGGACTTCAGCTGAAGATTACGTATCATGGAGATTCGTATAGATTTCGTGGAGATGAAAAACGTATGGAACAGATTATGATGAATCTTCTAGAGAATTCGATCCGTTATACGGATGAAGGTGAGATTACTGTCCATGTGAATGAGGAGGTTGATGAGGGTTCTGCTGTATTTATTGTAGAAGATACCGGAATAGGCATCCCTGAGGAAGAACTGCCTTATGTCTTTGAGCGATTCTACAGAGTTGAGAAATCACGATCCAGGCAATATGGGGGTACAGGTCTTGGACTATCCATTGTTAAAAAGCTTGTAGAATTACATGGCGGTAAGATTCAAATTACAAGTCAGCCGGGAGTTGGGACCCGTTGCGAGGTACAACTGCCAAAATTACCAAAAACCGAAAAGTAA
- a CDS encoding PadR family transcriptional regulator, with the protein MNTLSYGLLTLLSANSLSGYELTQNIKPLWRAGHSQIYPLLMSMEQQGYISYQLIEQSDKPDKKEYSITEAGLEQLRRWVETPAEPPVLRDELHFKLYSLWLSKPEEAKELLQKRAEFCKSELERYKVLLKANEVLRDERGETRELKATTFGRYLLIRKRVLDMESSIQFCEWALEELEPTE; encoded by the coding sequence ATGAATACACTGTCTTATGGACTTCTTACTTTACTTAGTGCTAACTCGTTGTCTGGATATGAATTAACACAGAATATCAAACCGTTATGGCGAGCAGGACATAGTCAAATCTACCCTCTTCTAATGAGCATGGAGCAGCAAGGTTACATTTCATATCAGCTAATTGAGCAGTCGGATAAGCCGGATAAAAAGGAATACTCCATTACGGAAGCTGGACTTGAGCAATTGCGGAGATGGGTGGAAACTCCAGCTGAGCCTCCAGTTCTACGGGACGAGCTACATTTTAAGCTGTATAGTCTATGGCTCTCCAAACCCGAGGAGGCAAAAGAACTTCTACAAAAACGAGCGGAGTTTTGTAAAAGCGAGCTAGAACGATACAAGGTCTTGCTGAAAGCTAACGAAGTCTTACGTGATGAACGAGGAGAGACTCGTGAATTAAAAGCAACGACTTTTGGACGCTATTTACTCATTCGGAAACGAGTGCTGGATATGGAGAGCTCTATACAATTTTGCGAATGGGCGCTTGAAGAGCTTGAGCCGACAGAATAG